A stretch of the Uranotaenia lowii strain MFRU-FL chromosome 3, ASM2978415v1, whole genome shotgun sequence genome encodes the following:
- the LOC129754881 gene encoding G surface protein, allelic form 156-like, with amino-acid sequence MVGTGSSLVPVVLILASFWTAGFALDCYSCTGNGCVDQNTYLNIASCAADVTGCYAKFTGLTVTERGCKLDTVECTTADCEECQTDECNGLSVPTHTCVSCSSVVDTNCVGSVQSIAPSRCDAVTIDVTENQCYTRVIGGVTERGCVVSNSELDAANYADYSETCTGEGCNTGIVPITRQKCVKCVGSSCDTVTTIDSNSYCDYPDDGCVVLRRTDGIYYKNCQMAMSTSDQQLCSSQSASCAFCIGQECNTKDLSTLKAAGERMCHSCMGTNCLRASVTLETCANSDDDCYVVFEEYNAVQRGCVSSITDEVIKNACQDDTDDSCIVCSTDECNLISSKNHQCFYCSSVLNTNCITGTGISSIACPAPTTEVTEDAQCYTRVLGMVTERGCLGSPTDDLLCKPGENCETCKITNGAACNSGLYPAARIKCVIGSTANAYCGNPTDSCAQISQNSVITKKCKAGMTADEVSYCAANSNKCSFCSGDNCNQQDINFNYIECLTCNSADSTQCLASPLSIGTIETCSSSCATVMGTNAAGAQYIRRGCQSSLSEAEKQICTGSNSNCVTCTGNRCNTGIVPQSRLACYTCLGGNCFSQQTISLQYCPSYVENDSCVVLMDSQDLLVSMGCKSSLSTQQAAACNNNPASCKTCSESQCNAPSKYIPRAACVHCSSISDPDCQHKASSFEAEPCADPLNTKCYSRFTSSGAIERGCLADLVSNDRVRCLSGVDCLVCSSPTGTCNNLEYPVNPEQKLQCYQCVSTQDQTCKGSQIGKTLNECSTFNSQNQCYTIVAANGDTVRKCSTQSRDVECAGSQLCEVCKFNGCNNRPSTEITPYNTTTTTPAPTKCGATGLLGAGSSNLFAVLATSLLMVVASSIFKV; translated from the exons ATGGTGGGCACAGGGAGTAGTTTAGTTCCGGTGGTTTTGATCCTGGCCAGTTTTTGGACCGCAGGATTCGCCTTAGATTGTTACAGTTGTACCGGCAATGGTTGTGTAGATCAAAATACTTATCTCAATATCGCAAGTTGTGCTGCTGATGTTACGGGATGTTATGCAAAATTCACAGGGC TGACGGTGACCGAACGAGGGTGTAAGCTTGATACTGTGGAATGCACTACGGCGGATTGTGAGGAGTGTCAAACGGATGAATGTAACGGACTCAGTGTTCCTACTCATACATGTGTCAGTTGTTCATCGGTGGTTGATACTAACTGTGTCGGAAGTGTGCAAAGTATCGCTCCATCACGATGCGATGCCGTCACGATTGATGTTACAGAAAACCAGTGCTACACGCGAGTT ATAGGCGGCGTAACAGAGCGTGGCTGCGTCGTTTCGAACAGTGAGTTAGATGCCGCCAACTATGCGGATTATTCGGAAACCTGCACAGGCGAAGGATGCAACACCGGAATAGTTCCGATTACCCGGCAAAAGTGCGTTAAATGTGTAGGATCGAGTTGCGACACCGTTACCACGATCGATTCCAATTCCTATTGCGACTATCCCGACGATGGCTGTGTTGTGCTAAGGAGAACCGATG GAATCTACTATAAAAATTGTCAGATGGCAATGTCCACTTCCGATCAACAACTGTGTTCGTCACAATCCGCTAGCTGTGCATTTTGCATTGGACAAGAGTGTAACACTAAAGACCTGAGTACGCTCAAAGCGGCCGGAGAGCGGATGTGTCATTCCTGCATGGGAACGAACTGTCTGAGAGCATCGGTTACCCTAGAAACCTGTGCCAACAGTGACGATGACTGTTACGTTGTTTTCGAGGAAT ACAATGCTGTTCAGCGAGGGTGCGTTTCCTCAATCACCGATGAAGTGATAAAGAATGCCTGCCAGGATGATACCGATGACAGCTGTATCGTATGCTCAACCGATGAATGCAATTTGATCAGCAGCAAGAATCACCAATGCTTCTACTGTTCTTCAGTTTTAAACACCAATTGTATCACCGGTACCGGCATAAGTTCAATAGCATGCCCTGCTCCGACAACGGAAGTGACGGAGGATGCTCAGTGCTACACTAGGGTG CTTGGCATGGTGACAGAAAGAGGCTGTCTAGGATCACCCACCGATGATTTGCTTTGTAAGCCGGGGGAGAACTGCGAAACCTGTAAAATTACAAACGGTGCCGCATGCAACAGTGGACTGTATCCAGCTGCCAGGATAAAGTGCGTTATTGGTAGCACGGCCAACGCTTACTGCGGAAATCCTACCGATAGCTGTGCACAAATCTCACAAAATT cTGTCATAACCAAGAAATGCAAAGCCGGTATGACAGCGGATGAAGTATCCTATTGCGCAGCTAATAGCAACAAGTGTTCATTTTGTTCCGGGGACAACTGTAACCAACAGGATATTAACTTCAACTACATCGAATGTTT AACATGCAATTCAGCAGACTCGACTCAATGTCTAGCTTCTCCGTTGTCAATTGGAACCATCGAAACGTGTTCTTCATCCTGTGCTACGGTCATGGGAACGAACGCCGCTGGAGCCCAGTACATTCGTCGAGGATGCCAAAGCTCCTTGTCTGAGGCTGAAAAGCAAATTTGCACTGGCTCCAACAGCAACTGTGTAACCTGTACAGGAAACCGTTGCAACACGGGCATTGTTCCGCAATCCCGGTTGGCGTGCTACACTTGTCTCGGAGGGAACTGCTTCAGCCAGCAGACCATCAGCCTGCAATACTGCCCCAGCTACGTGGAAAACGATAGCTGCGTAGTACTGATGGACAGCCAAGATCTACTCGTAAGCATGGGTTGCAAAAGTTCACTTAGTACCCAACAAGCTGCCGCCTGTAATAATAATCCTGCTAGCTGCAAGACCTGTAGCGAATCGCAGTGTAACGCACCTTCTAAGTATATTCCGCGAGCAGCTTGCGTCCATTGTAGCAGTATTTCTGACCCGGACTGCCAGCATAAAGCTTCCAGCTTCGAAGCTGAGCCGTGTGCAGATCCCCTAAACACAAAATGCTACTCAAGGTTCACGTCTAGTGGTGCGATAGAACGTGGTTGCCTCGCCGATCTTGTTTCCAATGATAGGGTACGCTGTCTGTCTGGTGTAGATTGTCTGGTTTGTTCGTCACCAACCGGAACCTGCAACAATCTGGAGTACCCGGTCAACCCGGAACAAAAACTCCAATGCTACCAATGTGTTTCGACCCAAGACCAGACCTGTAAAGGGTCTCAGATCGGGAAAACACTTAATGAGTGCTCAACGTTTAACTCTCAGAACCAGTGTTATACGATTGTTGCGGCCAACGGAGACACGGTGCGTAAGTGTTCGACCCAATCACGAGACGTGGAATGTGCCGGATCGCAGCTCTGTGAAGTTTGTAAGTTCAATGGCTGCAATAACCGTCCGTCTACGGAGATCACCCCGTACAATACGACCACCACAACTCCGGCACCTACCAAATGTGGGGCTACAGGACTCCTGGGAGCCGGAAGTAGTAATTTGTTTGCAGTACTGGCAACAAGTTTGCTGATGGTAGTTGCTTCATCGATCTTCAAAGTGTAA